A genomic stretch from Coffea arabica cultivar ET-39 chromosome 10c, Coffea Arabica ET-39 HiFi, whole genome shotgun sequence includes:
- the LOC140015636 gene encoding wall-associated receptor kinase 5-like yields MGFNRLILPMLLHLVIALMLSSASTLTSPTFSIAMPGCQDHCGNVSIPFPFGITEGCYLNEQFFINCTNSSTSVPQPVLHNSTINVTEISLEGQVHLMQDIASDCYNKNGSLLNKKSPWIELSDRFTFSSTANKFIAVGCDAVAIVYGFGQNRSYTTGCVSFCDYKEDVIDGSCSGIGCCQTDIPPGAWNINVSLASVNNHTKVWGFNPCSYAFVVEEKAFNFSADSLTNLSDDLSLPVVADWTIEEVSCDVAQRNTTSYACSGKNSHCYEPFKGLGYRCSCNQGYEGNPYLPDGCQDINECQDPTLYNCTKNSVCHNTLGNYTCPCLKGYHGDGRGGDGCISDRSHHLLIFQSNLSTGVGIGTAILLFCCFYLCLELRKRRENRLKEEFFRKNGGLMLQQRLAQEGRNTNVARIFTLEELRKATNNFEETRIIGRGGYGTVFKGILVDHNSCTVAIKRSREVNENQLDQFINEVIMLSQVNSRNVVKLLGCCLETEVPLLVYEFIDNGTLSEHLSSTTKSHHLSWNIRLRIASEIAGVLSYLHSVASPPIIHRDIKSANILLDQNYTAKVTDFGISKLAPLDENQVSTMVQGTFGYLDPEYMLTGLLTEKSDVYSFGVVLIELLTSKKALSLDRVEEEKFLANYFISSLKSGHLIQVLDRNIMCDVSIELLKEVAMIVKSCLSVKGEDRPSMKNIARELEVLEIRAKQSPIQVSKIDFTDTEASLLGMQSTNAHVDGGDSNCIHTESHSIMEHMMVPIAGGR; encoded by the exons ATGGGCTTCAATCGTTTGATTTTACCGATGCTCTTGCATTTGGTAATTGCCTTGATGCTGTCTTCCGCTTCAACTTTGACATCCCCAACATTTTCTATAGCGATGCCCGGCTGCCAAGATCATTGTGGAAATGTAAGCATTCCATTTCCATTCGGTATTACAGAAGGTTGTTACCTTAACGAACAATTCTTTATCAACTGCACCAACTCTTCAACCTCTGTCCCTCAACCAGTTCTGCATAACAGTACAATCAATGTCACAGAAATATCTCTGGAAGGTCAGGTGCACCTTATGCAGGATATAGCATCTGATTGCTATAATAAAAACGGAAGTTTATTGAACAAGAAGTCACCATGGATAGAATTATCCGACCGTTTTACCTTCAGCAGTACAGCTAATAAATTTATTGCCGTTGGCTGTGATGCCGTGGCTATAGTTTATGGTTTTGGTCAAAACCGGAGCTACACAACTGGATGTGTCTCTTTCTGTGATTATAAGGAAGATGTAATTGATGGCTCTTGTTCCGGCATCGGTTGCTGCCAGACAGATATCCCACCAGGGGCATGGAATATTAATGTGAGCTTGGCCAGTGTTAATAACCACACCAAGGTGTGGGGTTTCAATCCTTGCAGCTACGCTTTTGTGGTCGAAGAGAAGGCTTTCAATTTTTCTGCAGATAGCCTCACCAACTTAAGCGATGATTTAAGTCTTCCCGTCGTGGCCGATTGGACCATTGAGGAGGTGTCATGTGACGTTGCCCAAAGAAACACGACCTCTTATGCATGCTCTGGTAAAAACAGTCACTGTTACGAACCTTTCAAGGGGTTGGGATACCGTTGTTCTTGCAATCAAGGATACGAAGGCAACCCATATCTTCCTGATGGTTGCCAAG ATATTAATGAATGCCAAGATCCAACTCTTTACAATTGTACGAAGAATAGTGTTTGTCACAACACATTGGGCAACTACACATGTCCTTGTCTCAAAGGGTATCATGGTGATGGGAGAGGTGGAGATGGCTGCA TATCCGATAGATCTCATCATTTGCTAatttttcagtcaaatttgtcAACAGGTGTTGGCATAGGCACAGCAATTCTACTTTTCTGCTGCTTTTATTTGTGTTTGGAATTgaggaaaagaagggaaaacagATTGAAGGAGGAGTTTTTCCGgaaaaatggtggattaatgCTACAGCAACGACtggctcaagaaggaagaaacacaAATGTTGCTAGAATTTTCACTCTTGAAGAACTACGAAAGGCAACCAATAATTTCGAGGAAACTCGAATTATTGGTCGTGGAGGATACGGCACAGTTTTCAAAGGAATCTTAGTAGACCATAATTCTTGTACTGTTGCCATTAAGAGGTCCAGAGAAGTTAACGAAAATCAACTTGATCAATTTATTAATGAGGTGATTATGCTTTCCCAAGTTAATAGTAGAAATGTCGTTAAACTTCTAGGATGTTGCTTAGAGACGGAAGTGCCATTACTTGTTTATGAGTTCATCGACAATGGTACTCTCTCCGAGCATTTAAGCAGCACAACAAAATCACATCATCTTTCTTGGAATATCCGATTAAGAATAGCATCAGAAATTGCCGGAGTTCTCTCATATTTGCACTCAGTAGCTTCACCACCGATTATCCATAGAGATATCAAATCGGCAAACATACTTCTAGATCAAAACTACACTGCAAAAGTCACAGACTTTGGAATATCAAAATTGGCTCCTTTAGATGAAAATCAAGTATCTACAATGGTGCAAGGAACATTTGGCTACTTGGACCCCGAGTACATGCTAACAGGTTTGTTGACAGAGAAAAGTGATGTTTACAGCTTTGGGGTAGTTCTTATAGAGCTACTGACAAGTAAGAAGGCATTATCATTGGATAGAGTGGAGGAAGAGAAGTTTCTTGCGAATTATTTCATTTCTTCACTGAAAAGTGGTCACTTGATCCAGGTTCTTGATCGCAACATTATGTGCGATGTAAGTATTGAGCTTTTGAAAGAAGTTGCAATGATTGTTAAATCTTGCTTGAGTGTAAAAGGTGAAGATAGACCGTCTATGAAGAATATAGCAAGAGAACTTGAGGTATTGGAAATAAGAGCAAAGCAATCTCCAATTCAAGTTTCTAAGATTGATTTCACCGACACTGAGGCCTCCTTGCTTGGTATGCAATCAACAAATGCACATGTCGACGGTGGTGATT